One genomic region from Ornithinicoccus hortensis encodes:
- the argS gene encoding arginine--tRNA ligase has translation MTSPLAALAPLVSSAIERALGPEFAGADPVLRPSQFADVQCNAPLALAKKVGAPPRDVAARIVEALDLAEQCSGIEISGPGFINLTFADGWLEGLVAAVAADDRLGVPTEQRQVIPIDYSAPNVAKEMHVGHLRTTVVGDALARTLEHLGHEVVRQNHIGDWGTPFGMLLEHLTDVGPDSAEAGLLETDPNAFYQAARERFDGDEEFATRSRARVVQLQAGEPETLRLWESLVELSRHYFNRIYALLDVTLADEHLAGESTYNDQLEGICAELEEKGLATVDNGALCVFLDGYTGREGKPVPLIIRKSDGGYGYATTDLATVKHRVQTLGADRILYVIGAPQSLHLQMCWQTARLAGWLPEDVEVVHVQIGNVLGPDRKILRTRSGTPLRLMALLEEAVATARRVIDASRPDLDEDVRATIAPQVGIGAVKYADLSVAHDSEYVFDLDRMTALTGNTGPYLQYAAARIRSILRRGAVDGASGAAIRLAEPAERALGLRLLEFGEVVESVGRELEPHRLCGFLFEVAQDFSGFYEQCPVLQAPDAATRASRLALAGLTLDVLVQGLDLLGIEAPERM, from the coding sequence GTGACCTCCCCGCTCGCCGCCCTGGCCCCCCTCGTCTCGTCCGCCATCGAGCGGGCGCTCGGTCCGGAGTTCGCCGGGGCGGACCCGGTGCTGCGACCCAGCCAGTTCGCCGACGTCCAGTGCAACGCGCCGCTGGCCCTGGCCAAGAAGGTCGGCGCCCCCCCGCGGGACGTGGCGGCCCGGATCGTCGAGGCGCTGGACCTGGCCGAGCAGTGCAGCGGGATCGAGATCAGCGGACCGGGGTTCATCAACCTGACCTTCGCCGACGGCTGGTTGGAGGGCCTGGTCGCAGCGGTGGCCGCGGACGATCGCCTCGGGGTGCCGACCGAGCAGCGGCAGGTCATCCCGATCGACTACTCCGCGCCGAACGTGGCCAAGGAGATGCACGTCGGGCACCTGCGCACCACCGTCGTCGGGGACGCGCTGGCCCGGACGCTGGAGCACCTCGGGCACGAGGTGGTCCGGCAGAACCACATCGGTGACTGGGGCACGCCCTTCGGGATGCTGCTGGAGCACCTGACCGACGTCGGGCCGGACTCCGCCGAGGCGGGACTGCTGGAGACGGACCCGAATGCCTTCTACCAGGCGGCCCGCGAGCGGTTCGACGGCGACGAGGAGTTCGCCACCCGGTCCCGCGCCCGGGTGGTGCAGTTGCAGGCGGGCGAGCCGGAGACGCTGCGCCTGTGGGAGTCGCTGGTGGAGCTGTCCCGCCACTACTTCAACCGAATCTACGCCCTGCTCGACGTCACGCTGGCCGACGAGCACCTGGCGGGCGAGTCGACATACAACGACCAGCTCGAGGGGATCTGCGCCGAGCTGGAGGAGAAGGGGCTGGCGACCGTCGACAACGGGGCGCTGTGCGTCTTCCTCGACGGCTACACCGGTCGGGAGGGCAAGCCGGTCCCGCTGATCATCCGCAAGTCCGACGGCGGCTACGGCTACGCCACCACCGACCTGGCCACCGTCAAGCACCGGGTGCAGACCCTGGGGGCGGACCGGATCCTTTATGTGATCGGTGCCCCGCAGTCGCTGCACCTGCAGATGTGCTGGCAGACCGCGCGGCTGGCCGGGTGGCTCCCGGAGGACGTCGAGGTCGTGCACGTGCAGATCGGCAACGTGCTCGGCCCCGACCGCAAGATCCTGCGCACCCGCTCCGGCACCCCGCTGCGGCTGATGGCGCTACTGGAGGAGGCGGTCGCCACCGCCCGCCGGGTGATCGACGCGTCCCGGCCCGACCTGGACGAGGACGTCCGCGCCACGATCGCCCCGCAGGTCGGGATCGGCGCGGTGAAGTATGCCGACCTGTCCGTCGCGCACGACTCCGAGTACGTCTTCGACCTGGACCGGATGACTGCGCTCACCGGCAATACCGGTCCCTACCTGCAGTATGCCGCCGCCCGGATCCGCTCGATCCTGCGCCGGGGCGCGGTGGACGGGGCCTCCGGAGCGGCGATCCGGTTGGCGGAGCCGGCCGAACGGGCCCTGGGCCTGCGGTTGCTCGAGTTCGGCGAGGTGGTCGAGTCGGTCGGCCGCGAGCTCGAGCCGCACCGACTGTGCGGCTTCCTCTTTGAGGTGGCCCAGGACTTCTCGGGGTTCTACGAGCAGTGCCCGGTGCTCCAGGCCCCGGACGCCGCGACGCGGGCCTCCCGGCTGGCGCTGGCCGGTCTCACCCTGGACGTGCTGGTGCAGGGGCTGGACCTGCTCGGGATCGAGGCGCCCGAACGGATGTGA